One part of the Clostridium thermosuccinogenes genome encodes these proteins:
- a CDS encoding ABC transporter substrate-binding protein: protein MKKTRIARLLSIILSVLLVVSFVGCNSKDAESSKDADKETTAKTGSSDSSSSVKEKEKVVLWYLWTGAEGEVVDSIAADFNAQSDKYVVEPLSVPDMQKVVVAISSGEGPDITDDFSSNVAPYASKGIVEPLDDYIAKSSYDISDFAEASIETCKWNGKIYALPIAANTDALFYNKTLLAEAGYNEPPKTMEELMEMAIATTKTNADGSIDVLGFPMFPANSTDAFIIAWGGGWLKGTEMNAEDPANLEALKYIIQYREKYGVDNVSAFQTAGKAHDPADPFFKGKQVFRISGSWLPTMIEKTFAVDIDYGICEIPYPAAHPELKGRTLINSSTFYIPSTAKNKDGAWEFLAYICSPEGQKKFSVGLGNIPTLKSLMNEDLYSKMPGSEFFGPYTINKNAVPNMSIPQGSEYSTIINEEVELALNLKKSPEDAIKSIVERSKDLF, encoded by the coding sequence ATGAAAAAGACAAGAATTGCAAGACTGCTCTCTATCATTTTATCAGTTCTACTTGTTGTTTCCTTTGTTGGTTGTAACAGCAAAGATGCTGAATCCTCAAAAGATGCTGACAAAGAAACAACAGCTAAAACAGGATCATCTGATTCGAGTAGCTCAGTGAAGGAAAAAGAAAAGGTTGTTCTTTGGTATCTGTGGACCGGTGCGGAAGGTGAAGTAGTTGATTCCATAGCAGCAGACTTCAATGCCCAAAGCGATAAATATGTGGTGGAACCCCTCTCGGTACCTGATATGCAAAAGGTAGTGGTAGCAATTTCTTCCGGAGAAGGCCCTGACATCACTGACGACTTTTCCAGCAATGTGGCTCCTTATGCATCGAAAGGTATAGTTGAACCTCTGGACGACTATATTGCAAAAAGCAGTTACGATATATCAGATTTTGCCGAGGCTTCAATAGAAACCTGCAAATGGAATGGCAAAATTTACGCACTTCCTATAGCAGCTAATACCGACGCATTATTCTACAATAAAACCTTGTTGGCGGAAGCTGGGTATAACGAACCTCCAAAGACAATGGAAGAACTGATGGAAATGGCTATAGCTACAACTAAGACCAATGCTGATGGAAGTATAGATGTCCTTGGCTTCCCGATGTTCCCGGCAAATTCTACCGATGCATTTATTATAGCATGGGGTGGAGGATGGCTTAAGGGAACTGAAATGAACGCCGAAGATCCGGCAAACCTGGAAGCTTTGAAGTACATAATCCAATATCGTGAGAAATATGGTGTGGATAATGTATCCGCATTCCAGACGGCAGGAAAAGCTCATGATCCGGCAGATCCCTTCTTCAAAGGCAAACAGGTATTCCGTATAAGTGGATCATGGCTTCCTACCATGATTGAAAAGACCTTCGCCGTAGACATTGATTATGGTATCTGTGAGATTCCTTATCCTGCAGCTCATCCCGAACTTAAAGGAAGAACCTTGATCAACTCTTCAACCTTCTATATTCCTTCAACAGCAAAGAACAAAGATGGTGCATGGGAATTCCTGGCATATATTTGCAGTCCCGAAGGTCAGAAGAAATTCTCAGTAGGTTTGGGCAATATACCTACCCTTAAATCATTAATGAATGAAGATCTTTATTCTAAGATGCCTGGATCAGAGTTCTTCGGGCCCTATACTATAAACAAAAATGCAGTGCCTAACATGAGTATACCTCAAGGCTCCGAATATTCTACAATAATTAACGAAGAAGTAGAGCTGGCTCTTAACTTGAAAAAATCTCCTGAAGATGCAATAAAGAGCATTGTAGAAAGATCCAAAGACCTGTTCTAG
- a CDS encoding carbohydrate ABC transporter permease, producing MSDLKGENMMKVKTKRNISGAIFALPWIIGFICFSAYPIFTSMYYSFTEFNMFQAPKFVGLDNYELLFKEAKFWKSLYNTIYMTVLGTPLNLAFGLFMANLLNKKLKGMSVYRTIFYMPTIVPAVASTLLWIWILNPTQGLLNNALKSIGLPGPNWLGDPQMTKPALLLMGLWGTGGIMLIFLAALQDVPKSLYEAAEIDGANSVRRFFSITLPSISPVIFFQLIMSVINNFQYFTQAYLMTNANNTGAFNMASGGPENSLLFYALYLYQNAFAFFKMGKASAMAWILFIIVAAVTYALFKTQRKWVTYGE from the coding sequence ATGTCTGATCTGAAAGGAGAAAATATGATGAAGGTAAAAACCAAGCGGAATATTTCAGGCGCTATTTTTGCCCTTCCGTGGATTATAGGCTTTATATGCTTCAGCGCATATCCTATATTCACGTCGATGTATTACAGCTTTACTGAGTTCAACATGTTTCAGGCTCCTAAGTTCGTTGGGCTGGATAATTACGAGCTGCTATTTAAAGAAGCAAAATTCTGGAAAAGCTTGTATAATACAATATATATGACTGTGTTGGGAACTCCGCTCAACCTGGCTTTTGGTCTTTTTATGGCCAATCTTCTGAATAAAAAGCTAAAAGGCATGTCGGTCTACAGAACGATTTTTTACATGCCAACCATTGTTCCGGCAGTGGCTTCCACCTTATTATGGATATGGATTTTGAATCCTACTCAGGGTTTGCTGAATAATGCGCTGAAATCCATAGGCTTGCCGGGTCCCAATTGGCTGGGGGACCCACAAATGACGAAACCTGCCCTGCTTCTCATGGGACTTTGGGGAACAGGTGGCATAATGTTAATTTTTCTTGCTGCATTACAAGATGTACCTAAATCATTGTATGAAGCTGCTGAAATTGACGGGGCGAATTCCGTTAGGCGCTTTTTTTCAATAACATTGCCCAGTATAAGCCCGGTTATTTTTTTTCAGCTGATAATGAGCGTAATAAACAACTTCCAATATTTCACCCAAGCATATCTGATGACTAACGCCAACAATACCGGTGCATTCAATATGGCATCAGGGGGACCGGAAAACTCCCTGCTGTTTTATGCCCTGTATCTGTATCAGAACGCTTTTGCCTTCTTCAAGATGGGAAAAGCGTCAGCTATGGCCTGGATATTGTTTATAATCGTAGCTGCAGTAACATATGCTCTTTTCAAAACGCAAAGAAAGTGGGTGACATATGGTGAGTAA
- a CDS encoding carbohydrate ABC transporter permease, which translates to MVSNIVANTKARKSMIGHAQQRRNWMRKLRRFLSHAVVILFCGIFIVPFVWMLLTSFKSQQEIYANPPTIFPKEFYWHNYVDVFTKIPYMKYVGNTLIISLSAVLGQIISSTMVAYSMSKIEWFGKKYFFPLIIGTMMIPYQVTMIPLYMIFKNLEFTGTYWPLILPNFFGSAYYIFLLRQFFITIPNSLIESATIDGASDARVYFQIMIPLCKPAITTVAIFTFMGNWSDFMGPLLYLNKAEMYTISIGLQAFVQTHYIEWGLLLAASAIFTVPIIILFFMAQRYFIEGITITGIKG; encoded by the coding sequence ATGGTGAGTAATATTGTTGCAAATACGAAAGCTCGTAAAAGCATGATCGGACATGCTCAGCAAAGAAGGAACTGGATGAGGAAGCTCAGGAGGTTTCTGTCCCACGCAGTAGTTATATTATTTTGTGGAATTTTTATAGTTCCTTTTGTATGGATGCTGTTGACTTCCTTCAAATCGCAGCAGGAAATATATGCAAATCCGCCTACTATCTTTCCGAAGGAATTTTACTGGCATAATTATGTCGATGTTTTTACAAAAATACCGTATATGAAGTATGTAGGGAATACTTTGATAATTTCCTTATCTGCTGTTTTAGGGCAGATCATATCTTCGACAATGGTTGCTTATTCCATGTCAAAGATCGAATGGTTTGGCAAAAAGTATTTCTTCCCGTTGATTATTGGAACCATGATGATACCTTATCAGGTAACCATGATTCCTCTTTATATGATTTTCAAAAACCTGGAGTTTACCGGAACTTATTGGCCCCTTATCCTTCCTAACTTTTTTGGAAGCGCTTATTATATTTTTCTGCTAAGGCAGTTTTTTATAACCATACCCAACTCACTGATAGAGTCGGCTACAATTGATGGAGCCAGCGATGCGAGGGTGTACTTCCAGATAATGATTCCACTCTGCAAGCCTGCAATTACAACTGTTGCTATATTCACCTTTATGGGTAACTGGTCGGATTTCATGGGTCCATTGCTCTATTTGAACAAAGCTGAGATGTATACGATTTCCATTGGACTGCAGGCTTTTGTGCAGACCCATTATATAGAATGGGGTTTGCTTTTGGCAGCATCCGCAATTTTCACAGTACCAATAATCATATTGTTCTTTATGGCACAGAGGTACTTTATTGAAGGTATTACTATAACAGGTATAAAAGGATAG
- a CDS encoding IS110 family transposase, whose amino-acid sequence MLKIVYPICCGIDVHKKFVIATIATTNDKNVTSYQTRRFNTFKNDLIALNNWLVENKCKDVCMESTGKYWIPVFNVLEDFCTITLANPRYVKNIPGKKTDKRDSIWLADLHKHALVKGSFIPSKPIRELRDLIRYKSKLTNVSSSEKNRVQNSLTVSNIMLANVVSDTFGKSASSIIKHMIENPDIIDFDYSSMLHKSLKKKSDEIEQAVAGKFSKEQAAKLSVCYEHYNSVEKCIEILEATILELSLPFKEQIDIIATLPGIKQASATAILSEIGTDMSVFTSDKHLCSWAGLTPQSNESAGKKKSVRISRAGVYIKPLLVQCANAAVKDKSCTVFKNRYEAIKKRRGHKRAIIATARMILTCIYHMLSKNEPFNPLLYDDNAKSKKRNQQDSLSIEQAIAFLQANGYTVNISDLVAITN is encoded by the coding sequence ATGCTTAAGATTGTCTATCCCATCTGTTGTGGAATTGATGTCCACAAAAAGTTTGTAATTGCCACTATTGCCACCACCAATGATAAAAATGTTACTTCCTATCAAACACGTCGTTTTAATACTTTCAAAAATGATCTAATCGCTCTCAACAACTGGTTAGTAGAAAACAAGTGCAAAGATGTCTGTATGGAATCCACCGGAAAGTACTGGATTCCTGTTTTTAACGTGCTCGAGGATTTCTGCACTATTACCCTTGCAAACCCGAGATACGTTAAAAATATCCCAGGTAAGAAAACCGATAAGCGAGATTCAATTTGGCTTGCTGACTTACACAAGCATGCATTGGTAAAAGGTAGCTTTATCCCATCTAAGCCTATACGGGAGTTGCGGGATTTAATTCGGTACAAGTCTAAACTTACCAACGTCTCTTCCAGTGAGAAAAACCGGGTGCAAAATTCGCTTACAGTTTCAAACATCATGCTTGCCAATGTTGTTTCCGACACCTTCGGCAAGTCTGCTTCCTCAATTATTAAGCACATGATAGAGAATCCTGATATCATCGACTTTGATTATTCTTCAATGCTCCACAAAAGTCTGAAGAAAAAATCGGATGAAATTGAACAAGCCGTTGCTGGTAAATTCTCTAAGGAGCAAGCGGCAAAATTGTCTGTATGCTATGAGCACTATAACAGCGTTGAAAAATGCATCGAAATACTGGAAGCTACAATACTCGAGCTATCTTTACCTTTCAAAGAACAAATTGACATCATCGCTACTTTACCTGGTATTAAGCAGGCATCGGCTACAGCTATTCTTTCAGAAATCGGAACCGATATGTCCGTCTTCACCTCGGACAAGCATCTTTGTTCCTGGGCTGGCCTTACACCCCAGAGTAATGAAAGTGCCGGTAAGAAGAAAAGTGTCCGTATTAGCCGCGCCGGTGTCTACATTAAACCTTTACTTGTCCAGTGTGCTAATGCCGCTGTAAAGGACAAGTCCTGCACTGTTTTCAAAAACCGCTATGAAGCGATTAAAAAACGTCGTGGTCACAAACGTGCTATTATTGCTACCGCAAGAATGATTTTAACCTGCATCTATCACATGCTCTCTAAAAATGAGCCATTCAATCCATTGCTGTATGATGACAATGCGAAATCTAAGAAGCGTAATCAGCAGGATTCTCTAAGTATTGAGCAGGCCATCGCATTTTTGCAAGCCAATGGGTATACTGTGAATATTTCTGATCTAGTGGCAATAACAAACTAA
- a CDS encoding Gfo/Idh/MocA family protein — protein sequence MGKIKVGIIGCGTIANSAHIPNYMANKDVEIKYFCDIIPERAEDAVKKYGCGKAVTDYHEVLADDEVDAISVCTPNNMHSIIAIDALNANKHVLCEKPAARTYDEALKMKEAQNRTGKILNIGVVNRFNDGVNVIKRMIDSGELGEVFHVYVSFRSHRSIPGLGGAFTTKAIAGGGALIDWGVHFLDIVMYCCGDPKPRTVTGETFCKLGKDMPNYVYTNMWAGPPDYSGTYDVEDSVTALIRSDGPVITVNGAWAQNIFEDEMFIDFMGTKGGIRLYYGREFKFYTAKNGALMETTPVYRTRDHFANEIDAFVRCIKTGEKLPSHIDTVIITAKIMQAIYDSAEQHREIVLD from the coding sequence ATGGGAAAAATCAAAGTTGGAATTATAGGCTGCGGTACTATTGCCAACAGTGCACACATCCCGAACTATATGGCAAACAAGGATGTGGAAATCAAATATTTCTGCGATATCATACCGGAGAGGGCTGAGGACGCCGTCAAGAAATATGGATGCGGAAAGGCGGTAACCGACTATCATGAAGTTCTGGCCGACGATGAGGTGGATGCGATATCGGTTTGCACTCCGAACAACATGCACAGCATTATCGCCATAGACGCTCTTAATGCCAACAAGCATGTGCTTTGTGAGAAGCCTGCGGCAAGAACCTATGATGAAGCCTTGAAAATGAAGGAAGCGCAGAATAGAACAGGAAAAATTCTTAATATTGGTGTAGTAAACCGGTTCAATGACGGTGTAAATGTGATCAAGAGAATGATCGACAGCGGTGAGCTGGGAGAAGTGTTCCATGTATATGTGAGCTTTAGGTCCCACCGTTCCATACCCGGCCTGGGAGGTGCTTTTACGACAAAGGCGATAGCCGGTGGAGGAGCCTTGATTGACTGGGGAGTGCATTTCCTGGACATAGTGATGTATTGCTGCGGAGACCCCAAACCGAGAACTGTAACCGGAGAGACCTTCTGCAAGCTGGGAAAGGATATGCCGAACTATGTGTATACCAACATGTGGGCAGGTCCGCCGGACTATAGCGGCACTTATGATGTGGAAGATTCCGTGACTGCCCTCATCCGCAGCGATGGCCCGGTTATTACGGTAAACGGAGCATGGGCTCAGAATATTTTTGAAGATGAAATGTTTATAGATTTTATGGGTACAAAGGGAGGAATCCGGCTGTACTACGGGAGAGAGTTCAAATTCTACACTGCAAAAAACGGTGCATTGATGGAGACTACCCCGGTTTACAGGACAAGGGATCATTTCGCCAATGAAATCGATGCGTTCGTAAGATGCATCAAGACGGGTGAAAAGCTTCCGTCCCATATAGATACCGTCATCATTACGGCAAAGATCATGCAGGCAATTTATGACTCTGCTGAGCAGCACAGGGAGATTGTGCTGGACTAA
- a CDS encoding DUF4127 family protein: MKVLYVPLDERPCNYRYPQFLSELAEGVELIAPPREYMGRMKKPSNIDEIWRWIFENIRDCSYAILSVDALIYGNIVNSRIHYKTIEECSKYLEYFGKLKQINRNVEIHAFNLVARVAAYDSDAEDPFYWKDYGYKIWRYCYLTDKIGRGEGTKEEIGELDAVKEEIPQEYLRDFLDRRKVNLFVNQKCLELVKEGLIDFLVIPKDDCAEYGFAAMDQHLISRRIKELRIMDRVMVYPGADEVGSVLFARVFNKHKGYVPRVYIRYSSTLGPTIIPKYEDRPLNESIKHQIISAGGIVAGSAEESDLLLAVHSPGTRTLEAIEQYSESFRFSSYSNYSNAEELIKYAIYYSEKYGKPFAVADVAFCNGADDHFMMMAVKNKLFDRLCAYAGWNTSQNTIGSVLAHGVLCSYYKGFADDPEKYDASMRLLLRAIITDWLMQSKGTFRLTKLKDNYPDLNPYSLGEYSALAAKKVKDLLIELIQEELGGKFNGRRIELTELSFPWDRFFEIDLELKLEKC; the protein is encoded by the coding sequence ATGAAAGTGCTATATGTTCCTTTGGATGAGAGGCCATGCAATTATCGATACCCCCAGTTTCTTTCCGAACTGGCGGAAGGGGTTGAGCTTATAGCACCTCCCAGAGAGTATATGGGGAGAATGAAAAAACCCAGCAACATTGATGAAATATGGAGATGGATTTTTGAAAACATCAGAGATTGCAGCTATGCAATACTGTCGGTGGATGCGTTGATTTACGGTAATATCGTTAATTCGAGAATACATTACAAGACCATTGAAGAATGCAGCAAATACTTGGAATATTTCGGAAAGCTCAAACAGATAAACAGAAACGTGGAAATTCATGCCTTCAATTTGGTGGCTAGGGTTGCGGCATATGACAGCGACGCTGAGGACCCTTTCTACTGGAAGGATTACGGGTACAAAATCTGGAGATACTGTTATCTCACCGATAAGATCGGCCGGGGTGAAGGCACTAAAGAGGAGATCGGGGAGCTGGATGCCGTAAAAGAGGAAATTCCGCAGGAGTACCTAAGAGATTTTCTTGACAGGAGGAAAGTAAACCTCTTTGTAAATCAAAAATGTCTGGAACTGGTCAAAGAAGGGTTGATTGATTTTCTTGTTATTCCTAAGGATGACTGCGCTGAGTATGGATTTGCAGCCATGGACCAACATCTGATATCTCGAAGAATCAAGGAGCTCAGGATCATGGACCGGGTAATGGTTTACCCCGGTGCTGATGAGGTTGGAAGCGTGCTGTTTGCCCGGGTATTTAACAAGCACAAGGGATATGTGCCGAGAGTTTACATAAGATACTCATCGACTCTGGGACCTACGATTATTCCAAAATATGAGGACAGGCCTTTAAACGAGAGCATAAAGCACCAGATCATCTCTGCAGGAGGAATTGTGGCAGGTTCCGCCGAAGAGTCGGATCTGCTTCTGGCTGTCCATTCACCCGGTACACGCACCCTGGAGGCAATTGAACAGTATTCGGAGAGCTTCAGGTTTTCCAGCTATTCCAACTACTCCAATGCAGAGGAGCTGATAAAGTACGCCATATATTATTCGGAGAAATACGGCAAGCCTTTTGCAGTGGCGGATGTGGCCTTTTGCAACGGTGCGGATGACCATTTTATGATGATGGCTGTAAAGAACAAGCTTTTTGACAGGTTGTGCGCCTATGCGGGATGGAATACCTCCCAGAATACCATAGGATCAGTTCTTGCCCACGGCGTATTGTGCAGCTACTACAAAGGGTTTGCGGATGATCCGGAAAAATATGATGCATCCATGAGACTGCTGTTAAGAGCGATCATAACCGACTGGCTTATGCAGTCCAAAGGCACTTTCCGGTTGACGAAGCTAAAAGATAATTATCCGGATTTAAATCCATATAGTCTGGGTGAGTATAGCGCGCTGGCTGCCAAAAAAGTAAAAGACCTGCTCATTGAATTGATACAGGAAGAGCTGGGAGGAAAATTCAATGGAAGAAGGATTGAACTTACTGAATTAAGTTTCCCATGGGACCGCTTTTTTGAAATTGATCTTGAACTAAAATTGGAAAAATGCTAG
- a CDS encoding HDIG domain-containing metalloprotein, with the protein MEKVIPTREQAFELLKEFNKSESLIKHALSVEAVMRHFAELFNEKDVEKWGIIGLVHDLDYEMYPEQHCKKVREILTERGWPEDYIRAIESHGWGICSDVKPEERMEKVLYTIDELTGLITATVLLRPTKSILDLETKSVKKKWKQKGFAAGVNREVIEKGGELLGMEMDAIIVETIKGMRKVAEEIGLKGEVQ; encoded by the coding sequence ATGGAAAAGGTAATACCGACGAGAGAACAGGCTTTTGAGCTTCTGAAGGAATTCAACAAAAGCGAAAGCCTTATAAAACATGCCCTGTCCGTTGAGGCGGTTATGAGGCATTTTGCAGAGCTTTTCAATGAAAAAGATGTGGAAAAGTGGGGAATTATCGGCCTGGTGCACGATCTCGATTATGAGATGTACCCGGAGCAGCACTGCAAAAAAGTCAGAGAGATTTTAACCGAAAGGGGCTGGCCCGAAGATTACATAAGAGCTATTGAGAGCCATGGATGGGGAATCTGCTCCGACGTAAAACCGGAGGAGAGGATGGAAAAGGTCCTGTATACCATAGATGAACTGACCGGCCTTATAACGGCAACCGTTCTTCTCCGTCCGACTAAAAGCATTTTGGATCTGGAAACTAAATCGGTTAAGAAGAAATGGAAACAAAAGGGCTTTGCGGCAGGAGTCAACAGGGAAGTCATCGAAAAGGGAGGCGAGCTGCTGGGCATGGAGATGGATGCCATCATTGTTGAGACTATAAAAGGAATGAGAAAGGTAGCCGAGGAGATCGGCCTCAAGGGCGAAGTTCAATAG
- a CDS encoding ribose-phosphate pyrophosphokinase: MEYEENQVPSIPVGPLGIISMKSSEELGDLVNKHLTEYRKSIPECRFDHLLYPGYKRDSYLISVDCPRFSSGEGKAVIKESIRGYDLYILCDVGNYSCKYKMFGMENSMSPDDHFQDIKRIISAIGGKARRVNVIMPLLYQGRQHKRVSRESLDCAVALQELERLGVENILTFDAHDPRVQNAIPIKGFENIQPAYQIIKALLNSEKDLEISKSKMMVVSPDEGGINRNIYYANILGLDLGLFYKRRDLSRIVNGKNPIIAHEFLGDSVEGKDVLIVDDIISSGDSMLDIAMELKQRKANRIYMAVTFGLFTEGIEKFNEFYRNGIITKVFSTNLTYRSEALKKAPWYVEVDVSKFIALLIDTLNHDHSLSALLDPSTKIRALLEEHKK, translated from the coding sequence ATAGAATATGAAGAAAATCAGGTTCCCAGTATTCCGGTCGGACCTCTGGGTATCATATCAATGAAGAGCAGCGAGGAATTGGGTGACCTTGTCAACAAGCATTTGACTGAGTACAGGAAAAGCATACCGGAATGTCGTTTCGATCATCTGCTTTATCCCGGCTACAAAAGAGATTCTTATCTTATATCGGTTGACTGCCCCAGGTTCAGCTCCGGCGAAGGAAAAGCTGTCATAAAGGAATCCATCAGGGGCTATGATCTGTATATCTTGTGTGATGTAGGAAATTACAGCTGCAAGTACAAGATGTTTGGAATGGAAAATTCCATGAGTCCTGACGACCACTTTCAGGATATAAAGAGAATTATTTCGGCAATAGGTGGAAAGGCAAGGCGTGTAAATGTGATAATGCCTTTGCTGTATCAGGGAAGGCAGCATAAAAGGGTATCGAGGGAATCCCTGGATTGTGCTGTTGCCCTTCAGGAGTTGGAACGCCTTGGAGTGGAGAATATCCTCACTTTTGATGCCCATGATCCTCGGGTGCAAAATGCTATTCCGATAAAGGGATTTGAGAATATTCAGCCGGCATACCAGATTATTAAGGCTTTGCTTAACTCTGAAAAGGACTTGGAGATAAGCAAAAGCAAAATGATGGTGGTCAGCCCCGATGAGGGTGGAATAAACAGGAATATCTATTATGCAAACATACTCGGGCTGGATCTCGGATTGTTTTATAAGCGCAGGGATCTCAGCAGGATAGTAAACGGCAAGAATCCCATAATAGCCCATGAGTTCCTGGGGGATTCGGTGGAAGGCAAGGATGTACTCATCGTTGATGATATTATTTCATCGGGAGATTCAATGCTGGACATAGCGATGGAATTGAAGCAGAGAAAAGCCAATAGAATTTATATGGCGGTGACCTTCGGATTGTTTACGGAAGGCATTGAGAAATTTAATGAGTTCTACAGGAACGGAATAATCACCAAGGTTTTTTCCACTAACCTGACTTATAGAAGTGAAGCGCTCAAAAAGGCGCCTTGGTATGTAGAGGTTGATGTATCAAAGTTTATAGCGCTGCTTATAGATACTCTCAATCACGATCATTCTTTAAGCGCATTGCTGGATCCGTCTACAAAGATCAGGGCATTGCTGGAAGAACATAAAAAATAA
- a CDS encoding peptidoglycan DD-metalloendopeptidase family protein → MSKDELIGWIKKSGIWIDKSRAWLSKSKPWIIKNRKWILAGVAFVTAVSVTGFSVFTKRYYAVEVNSKVIAMVNDKSQIDEIIQEIEKKTETATGLNIIIPTKVDYKEVFAFGNKLTPESAIEETLESNLELLAEAYSINVDGRDIAYLKDKSTAESILTRIKDEYMKNNGRSDPESVDFIEDINIIKKTVNIGSVQDEKTVFELLSESTEESKVYVVKKGDTVSEIAEAHKIKQSEIEKMNPGLDVDKIQIGQEIILSVPKYVINIKSIETKNYEESIPYQVEYVETADLYKGQTKVKVEGKEGKKSVAAEVIKINGIVSEEKVVEEKVIEEPQNKVVLSGTKERPSTLAYGVFTKPSGGSLTSRFGQRWGKLHTGIDIGCSSGTSVKAADGGKVTFAGWQGNYGKLVIIDHENGYTTYYGHLSSIKVKAGQRVARGEVIALSGATGNVTGPHLHFEVRKNGVPQNPLKYVNY, encoded by the coding sequence ATGAGTAAGGACGAACTTATAGGATGGATTAAAAAAAGTGGAATATGGATTGATAAAAGCAGAGCATGGCTTAGTAAAAGCAAGCCGTGGATCATAAAAAACAGAAAATGGATTTTAGCCGGTGTAGCGTTTGTCACCGCTGTTTCGGTGACAGGCTTTAGCGTTTTCACAAAGCGTTATTATGCAGTTGAAGTAAACAGCAAGGTTATAGCTATGGTAAACGACAAAAGCCAGATTGATGAAATTATCCAGGAGATAGAAAAGAAGACGGAGACTGCTACCGGCCTAAATATTATCATTCCCACCAAGGTTGATTATAAGGAAGTATTTGCCTTTGGCAACAAGTTGACTCCTGAAAGCGCTATCGAGGAAACGCTGGAGAGCAATTTGGAGCTGCTGGCGGAGGCCTATTCCATCAATGTTGACGGCCGTGATATCGCTTATCTCAAGGATAAGAGCACAGCAGAATCCATTTTGACCCGGATTAAGGACGAATATATGAAAAACAACGGTAGGAGCGATCCGGAAAGCGTAGATTTTATCGAAGACATAAATATTATCAAAAAGACTGTAAACATAGGCAGCGTTCAGGATGAAAAAACCGTTTTTGAACTGCTGTCTGAAAGCACCGAGGAGTCAAAGGTATATGTGGTAAAAAAAGGCGATACGGTATCTGAAATTGCCGAAGCACATAAAATTAAACAGTCTGAAATTGAGAAAATGAATCCTGGATTGGATGTGGATAAAATTCAAATCGGCCAGGAGATCATTCTCAGCGTACCAAAGTATGTAATAAACATAAAGAGCATTGAAACGAAAAATTATGAGGAAAGCATTCCTTACCAGGTTGAATATGTAGAGACTGCCGACCTTTACAAAGGCCAGACAAAGGTGAAGGTTGAAGGCAAGGAAGGTAAAAAATCCGTTGCGGCAGAGGTTATAAAAATAAACGGCATAGTTTCGGAAGAGAAAGTTGTGGAAGAGAAGGTTATAGAAGAGCCTCAAAACAAAGTGGTGCTCAGCGGCACAAAAGAAAGGCCGAGTACTCTTGCATACGGAGTTTTTACTAAACCAAGCGGAGGAAGTCTTACTTCACGTTTTGGACAGAGATGGGGGAAACTGCATACGGGAATTGACATCGGCTGTTCCTCAGGCACCTCCGTCAAAGCTGCAGACGGCGGCAAAGTAACCTTTGCCGGATGGCAGGGCAATTACGGCAAGCTCGTCATCATAGACCATGAAAACGGATACACAACCTATTACGGGCATTTGAGCTCGATAAAGGTTAAAGCCGGCCAGAGGGTGGCAAGGGGAGAAGTCATCGCATTATCCGGAGCGACGGGAAATGTGACCGGGCCTCACCTGCATTTTGAAGTAAGGAAAAATGGCGTTCCTCAAAACCCGCTTAAATATGTGAACTATTGA